The following coding sequences lie in one Ictalurus punctatus breed USDA103 chromosome 16, Coco_2.0, whole genome shotgun sequence genomic window:
- the tacc1 gene encoding transforming acidic coiled-coil-containing protein 1 isoform X1, with amino-acid sequence MSWLSPVQWAKWTWSAMKGTGEDEQEENDVQNGEIDEEDDEEEERSQSFRQVVSHDSMTTDQQAFRLESSDSEGHFETPETESPVHQPLAPPTTHITEEDVQVSISVTSEPKVTNQDSCPKSDAYGLDCSSLLPEIPKMKSPLIPESAVVETVTASPVNVDDIPLPKKSYTLELETKLQDEDDAGAQKQGSKTETDQNQKPVETEQGCDVDDALLPENSHSIEKTSEFQDNDGKCRNSLSQKPGTKQRTKPTSKKQKPKVTVGENDTHTSLNVDDIPLPKTSYNFDPSQWDDPNFDPFGGKNKVQNSQTLPKSCDFNPDNFDDSLDAFKPSNKIIGSGDSEKTNDDKTKEEQNKECPLVEERKIRQSPKKSKDKIITNTCKVKKYENTSLALDVCKQVEEEQEERVCHATDEEKLASTCTMQKHDKTSKTSVTEDDLELVKKDHFPEKEICTPSESLEKTSPNLDSIALSEIDKAAVLTLIREEIITKEIEANEWKRKYEESRMEVLEMRKIVAEYEKTVAQMIEDEQRKNMGSQKSVQQLITERDQALSDLNSVERSLSDLFRRYENMKTVLEGFKKNEEVLKKCAQEYLARVKQEEQRYNTLKIHAEEKLDKANEEIAQVRARSNAECVALNASLRKEQMKVESLERALEQKNQEIEELTKICDELIAKLGTAN; translated from the exons ATGTCGTGGCTGTCGCCCGTGCAGTGGGCCAAATGGACCTGGTCTGCCATGAAAGGAACAGGAGAAGACGAGCAAGAGGAGAACGACGTCCAAAACGGAGAGATAGACGAAgaagatgatgaggaagaggagagatCTCAGAGCTTCAGGCAAGTCGTCTCTCATGACAGCATGACTACAGATCAACAGGCATTCAGGCTGGAAAG ctcGGATTCAGAGGGTCACTTCGAGACACCTGAGACAGAGTCACCTGTCCATCAACCACTGGCTCCACCCACAACACACATCACAG AGGAGGACGTTCAGGTGTCCATCAGCGTAACCTCAGAGCCGAAAGTTACAAACCAGGACAGCTGTCCAAAATCAGACGCCTATGGTTTGGACTGTAGCAGCCTCCTTCCGGAAATTCCGAAGATGAAATCTCCTCTGATTCCTGAATCCGCAGTGGTGGAAACAGTCACAGCCAGCCCTGTAAACGTGGACGATATTCCTCTTCCCAAAAAATCGTACACCTTGGAACTGGAAACAAAACTTCAGGATGAAGACGACGCTGGAGCTCAGAAACAAGGAAGTAAAACGGAAACTGATCAAAATCAGAAACCCGTAGAAACAGAACAGGGATGTGATGTGGACGACGCTCTTCTTCCTGAAAATTCACACAGTATAGAAAAGACGTCCGAATTCCAAGACAACGATGGAAAGTGCAGAAACTCTCTGTCTCAGAAACCAGGAACCAAACAACGAACCAAACCCACATCTAAAAAACAGAAGCCCAAAGTGACAGTGGGAGAAAacgacacacacacttctctaaACGTGGACGACATTCCTCTCCCCAAAACATCCTACAATTTTGACCCGAGCCAATGGGACGACCCCAATTTCGACCCGTTTGGAGGGAAAAACAAAGTCCAGAACTCTCAGACACTCCCAAAATCATGCGATTTCAATCCGGATAACTTCGACGACTCGCTGGATGCCTTTAAGCCGTCTAACAAGATCATTGGAAGCGGCGACTCTGAGAAAACCAACGATGACAAAACGAAGGAGGAACAGAACAAAGAGTGCCCTCTGGTGGAGGAGAGGAAAATTAGACAGTCGCCcaagaagagtaaagacaagATAATCAC gaacACGTGCAAAGTGAAGAAGTATGAGAATACGTCGTTAGCGCTGGATGTCTGCAAGCAG gtTGAAGAAGAACAGGAGGAGCGGGTATGTCACGCCACTGATGAGGAGAAACTCGCATCTACGTGCACGATGCAAAAACACGATAAAACGTCTAAGACGTCAGTAACAGAAGACG ACCTGGAGCTAGTGAAAAAAGATCATTTCCCTGAGAAGGAGATCTGCACACCT agtgagAGCTTGGAGAAGACCAGCCCCAACCTTGACTCCATCGCGCTCAGTGAGATTGACAAAGCCGCTGTTCTGACTCTCATCAGAGAGGAG aTAATCACAAAAGAGATCGAGGCAAACGAGTGGAAGAGGAAATATGAGGAAAGCAGAATGGAGGTGTTGGAGATGAG GAAAATAGTGGCCGAGTATGAGAAGACGGTAGCACAGATGATTG AAGATGAGCAGAGGAAGAACATGGGCTCTCAGAAAAGCGTCCAGCAGCTGATAACGGAGCGGGATCAGGCTCTGTCCGATCTCAACTCGGTCGAGCGCTCGCTCTCAGACCTGTTCCGGCGCTACGAGAACATGAAGACCGTGCTGGAGGGATTCAAGAAG AATGAGGAGGTGCTAAAGAAGTGCGCTCAGGAATATTTAGCACGCGTCAAACAGGAGGAGCAGCGTTATAACACACTCAAGATCCATGCTGAGGAGAAACTCGACAA GGCGAATGAAGAGATTGCGCAGGTGCGTGCGAGGTCGAATGCGGAGTGTGTGGCGTTGAACGCTAGCCTGAGGAAGGAACAGATGAAGGTGGAATCCCTGGAGAGAGCACTCGAACAAAAG AATCAGGAAATCGAGGAGCTCACGAAGATCTGCGATGAGCTCATCGCCAAACTCGGTACAGCAAACTGA
- the tacc1 gene encoding transforming acidic coiled-coil-containing protein 1 isoform X2 has translation MSWLSPVQWAKWTWSAMKGTGEDEQEENDVQNGEIDEEDDEEEERSQSFSSDSEGHFETPETESPVHQPLAPPTTHITEEDVQVSISVTSEPKVTNQDSCPKSDAYGLDCSSLLPEIPKMKSPLIPESAVVETVTASPVNVDDIPLPKKSYTLELETKLQDEDDAGAQKQGSKTETDQNQKPVETEQGCDVDDALLPENSHSIEKTSEFQDNDGKCRNSLSQKPGTKQRTKPTSKKQKPKVTVGENDTHTSLNVDDIPLPKTSYNFDPSQWDDPNFDPFGGKNKVQNSQTLPKSCDFNPDNFDDSLDAFKPSNKIIGSGDSEKTNDDKTKEEQNKECPLVEERKIRQSPKKSKDKIITNTCKVKKYENTSLALDVCKQVEEEQEERVCHATDEEKLASTCTMQKHDKTSKTSVTEDDLELVKKDHFPEKEICTPSESLEKTSPNLDSIALSEIDKAAVLTLIREEIITKEIEANEWKRKYEESRMEVLEMRKIVAEYEKTVAQMIEDEQRKNMGSQKSVQQLITERDQALSDLNSVERSLSDLFRRYENMKTVLEGFKKNEEVLKKCAQEYLARVKQEEQRYNTLKIHAEEKLDKANEEIAQVRARSNAECVALNASLRKEQMKVESLERALEQKNQEIEELTKICDELIAKLGTAN, from the exons ATGTCGTGGCTGTCGCCCGTGCAGTGGGCCAAATGGACCTGGTCTGCCATGAAAGGAACAGGAGAAGACGAGCAAGAGGAGAACGACGTCCAAAACGGAGAGATAGACGAAgaagatgatgaggaagaggagagatCTCAGAGCTTCAG ctcGGATTCAGAGGGTCACTTCGAGACACCTGAGACAGAGTCACCTGTCCATCAACCACTGGCTCCACCCACAACACACATCACAG AGGAGGACGTTCAGGTGTCCATCAGCGTAACCTCAGAGCCGAAAGTTACAAACCAGGACAGCTGTCCAAAATCAGACGCCTATGGTTTGGACTGTAGCAGCCTCCTTCCGGAAATTCCGAAGATGAAATCTCCTCTGATTCCTGAATCCGCAGTGGTGGAAACAGTCACAGCCAGCCCTGTAAACGTGGACGATATTCCTCTTCCCAAAAAATCGTACACCTTGGAACTGGAAACAAAACTTCAGGATGAAGACGACGCTGGAGCTCAGAAACAAGGAAGTAAAACGGAAACTGATCAAAATCAGAAACCCGTAGAAACAGAACAGGGATGTGATGTGGACGACGCTCTTCTTCCTGAAAATTCACACAGTATAGAAAAGACGTCCGAATTCCAAGACAACGATGGAAAGTGCAGAAACTCTCTGTCTCAGAAACCAGGAACCAAACAACGAACCAAACCCACATCTAAAAAACAGAAGCCCAAAGTGACAGTGGGAGAAAacgacacacacacttctctaaACGTGGACGACATTCCTCTCCCCAAAACATCCTACAATTTTGACCCGAGCCAATGGGACGACCCCAATTTCGACCCGTTTGGAGGGAAAAACAAAGTCCAGAACTCTCAGACACTCCCAAAATCATGCGATTTCAATCCGGATAACTTCGACGACTCGCTGGATGCCTTTAAGCCGTCTAACAAGATCATTGGAAGCGGCGACTCTGAGAAAACCAACGATGACAAAACGAAGGAGGAACAGAACAAAGAGTGCCCTCTGGTGGAGGAGAGGAAAATTAGACAGTCGCCcaagaagagtaaagacaagATAATCAC gaacACGTGCAAAGTGAAGAAGTATGAGAATACGTCGTTAGCGCTGGATGTCTGCAAGCAG gtTGAAGAAGAACAGGAGGAGCGGGTATGTCACGCCACTGATGAGGAGAAACTCGCATCTACGTGCACGATGCAAAAACACGATAAAACGTCTAAGACGTCAGTAACAGAAGACG ACCTGGAGCTAGTGAAAAAAGATCATTTCCCTGAGAAGGAGATCTGCACACCT agtgagAGCTTGGAGAAGACCAGCCCCAACCTTGACTCCATCGCGCTCAGTGAGATTGACAAAGCCGCTGTTCTGACTCTCATCAGAGAGGAG aTAATCACAAAAGAGATCGAGGCAAACGAGTGGAAGAGGAAATATGAGGAAAGCAGAATGGAGGTGTTGGAGATGAG GAAAATAGTGGCCGAGTATGAGAAGACGGTAGCACAGATGATTG AAGATGAGCAGAGGAAGAACATGGGCTCTCAGAAAAGCGTCCAGCAGCTGATAACGGAGCGGGATCAGGCTCTGTCCGATCTCAACTCGGTCGAGCGCTCGCTCTCAGACCTGTTCCGGCGCTACGAGAACATGAAGACCGTGCTGGAGGGATTCAAGAAG AATGAGGAGGTGCTAAAGAAGTGCGCTCAGGAATATTTAGCACGCGTCAAACAGGAGGAGCAGCGTTATAACACACTCAAGATCCATGCTGAGGAGAAACTCGACAA GGCGAATGAAGAGATTGCGCAGGTGCGTGCGAGGTCGAATGCGGAGTGTGTGGCGTTGAACGCTAGCCTGAGGAAGGAACAGATGAAGGTGGAATCCCTGGAGAGAGCACTCGAACAAAAG AATCAGGAAATCGAGGAGCTCACGAAGATCTGCGATGAGCTCATCGCCAAACTCGGTACAGCAAACTGA
- the tacc1 gene encoding transforming acidic coiled-coil-containing protein 1 isoform X3: MDILPGKTEASATGGFLKNHLSFSQRPQKTSDSEGHFETPETESPVHQPLAPPTTHITEEDVQVSISVTSEPKVTNQDSCPKSDAYGLDCSSLLPEIPKMKSPLIPESAVVETVTASPVNVDDIPLPKKSYTLELETKLQDEDDAGAQKQGSKTETDQNQKPVETEQGCDVDDALLPENSHSIEKTSEFQDNDGKCRNSLSQKPGTKQRTKPTSKKQKPKVTVGENDTHTSLNVDDIPLPKTSYNFDPSQWDDPNFDPFGGKNKVQNSQTLPKSCDFNPDNFDDSLDAFKPSNKIIGSGDSEKTNDDKTKEEQNKECPLVEERKIRQSPKKSKDKIITNTCKVKKYENTSLALDVCKQVEEEQEERVCHATDEEKLASTCTMQKHDKTSKTSVTEDDLELVKKDHFPEKEICTPSESLEKTSPNLDSIALSEIDKAAVLTLIREEIITKEIEANEWKRKYEESRMEVLEMRKIVAEYEKTVAQMIEDEQRKNMGSQKSVQQLITERDQALSDLNSVERSLSDLFRRYENMKTVLEGFKKNEEVLKKCAQEYLARVKQEEQRYNTLKIHAEEKLDKANEEIAQVRARSNAECVALNASLRKEQMKVESLERALEQKNQEIEELTKICDELIAKLGTAN, encoded by the exons ctcGGATTCAGAGGGTCACTTCGAGACACCTGAGACAGAGTCACCTGTCCATCAACCACTGGCTCCACCCACAACACACATCACAG AGGAGGACGTTCAGGTGTCCATCAGCGTAACCTCAGAGCCGAAAGTTACAAACCAGGACAGCTGTCCAAAATCAGACGCCTATGGTTTGGACTGTAGCAGCCTCCTTCCGGAAATTCCGAAGATGAAATCTCCTCTGATTCCTGAATCCGCAGTGGTGGAAACAGTCACAGCCAGCCCTGTAAACGTGGACGATATTCCTCTTCCCAAAAAATCGTACACCTTGGAACTGGAAACAAAACTTCAGGATGAAGACGACGCTGGAGCTCAGAAACAAGGAAGTAAAACGGAAACTGATCAAAATCAGAAACCCGTAGAAACAGAACAGGGATGTGATGTGGACGACGCTCTTCTTCCTGAAAATTCACACAGTATAGAAAAGACGTCCGAATTCCAAGACAACGATGGAAAGTGCAGAAACTCTCTGTCTCAGAAACCAGGAACCAAACAACGAACCAAACCCACATCTAAAAAACAGAAGCCCAAAGTGACAGTGGGAGAAAacgacacacacacttctctaaACGTGGACGACATTCCTCTCCCCAAAACATCCTACAATTTTGACCCGAGCCAATGGGACGACCCCAATTTCGACCCGTTTGGAGGGAAAAACAAAGTCCAGAACTCTCAGACACTCCCAAAATCATGCGATTTCAATCCGGATAACTTCGACGACTCGCTGGATGCCTTTAAGCCGTCTAACAAGATCATTGGAAGCGGCGACTCTGAGAAAACCAACGATGACAAAACGAAGGAGGAACAGAACAAAGAGTGCCCTCTGGTGGAGGAGAGGAAAATTAGACAGTCGCCcaagaagagtaaagacaagATAATCAC gaacACGTGCAAAGTGAAGAAGTATGAGAATACGTCGTTAGCGCTGGATGTCTGCAAGCAG gtTGAAGAAGAACAGGAGGAGCGGGTATGTCACGCCACTGATGAGGAGAAACTCGCATCTACGTGCACGATGCAAAAACACGATAAAACGTCTAAGACGTCAGTAACAGAAGACG ACCTGGAGCTAGTGAAAAAAGATCATTTCCCTGAGAAGGAGATCTGCACACCT agtgagAGCTTGGAGAAGACCAGCCCCAACCTTGACTCCATCGCGCTCAGTGAGATTGACAAAGCCGCTGTTCTGACTCTCATCAGAGAGGAG aTAATCACAAAAGAGATCGAGGCAAACGAGTGGAAGAGGAAATATGAGGAAAGCAGAATGGAGGTGTTGGAGATGAG GAAAATAGTGGCCGAGTATGAGAAGACGGTAGCACAGATGATTG AAGATGAGCAGAGGAAGAACATGGGCTCTCAGAAAAGCGTCCAGCAGCTGATAACGGAGCGGGATCAGGCTCTGTCCGATCTCAACTCGGTCGAGCGCTCGCTCTCAGACCTGTTCCGGCGCTACGAGAACATGAAGACCGTGCTGGAGGGATTCAAGAAG AATGAGGAGGTGCTAAAGAAGTGCGCTCAGGAATATTTAGCACGCGTCAAACAGGAGGAGCAGCGTTATAACACACTCAAGATCCATGCTGAGGAGAAACTCGACAA GGCGAATGAAGAGATTGCGCAGGTGCGTGCGAGGTCGAATGCGGAGTGTGTGGCGTTGAACGCTAGCCTGAGGAAGGAACAGATGAAGGTGGAATCCCTGGAGAGAGCACTCGAACAAAAG AATCAGGAAATCGAGGAGCTCACGAAGATCTGCGATGAGCTCATCGCCAAACTCGGTACAGCAAACTGA
- the tacc1 gene encoding transforming acidic coiled-coil-containing protein 1 isoform X4, translated as MGGSLSQNKKSSEVKNQKSVSPSDSEGHFETPETESPVHQPLAPPTTHITEEDVQVSISVTSEPKVTNQDSCPKSDAYGLDCSSLLPEIPKMKSPLIPESAVVETVTASPVNVDDIPLPKKSYTLELETKLQDEDDAGAQKQGSKTETDQNQKPVETEQGCDVDDALLPENSHSIEKTSEFQDNDGKCRNSLSQKPGTKQRTKPTSKKQKPKVTVGENDTHTSLNVDDIPLPKTSYNFDPSQWDDPNFDPFGGKNKVQNSQTLPKSCDFNPDNFDDSLDAFKPSNKIIGSGDSEKTNDDKTKEEQNKECPLVEERKIRQSPKKSKDKIITNTCKVKKYENTSLALDVCKQVEEEQEERVCHATDEEKLASTCTMQKHDKTSKTSVTEDDLELVKKDHFPEKEICTPSESLEKTSPNLDSIALSEIDKAAVLTLIREEIITKEIEANEWKRKYEESRMEVLEMRKIVAEYEKTVAQMIEDEQRKNMGSQKSVQQLITERDQALSDLNSVERSLSDLFRRYENMKTVLEGFKKNEEVLKKCAQEYLARVKQEEQRYNTLKIHAEEKLDKANEEIAQVRARSNAECVALNASLRKEQMKVESLERALEQKNQEIEELTKICDELIAKLGTAN; from the exons ctcGGATTCAGAGGGTCACTTCGAGACACCTGAGACAGAGTCACCTGTCCATCAACCACTGGCTCCACCCACAACACACATCACAG AGGAGGACGTTCAGGTGTCCATCAGCGTAACCTCAGAGCCGAAAGTTACAAACCAGGACAGCTGTCCAAAATCAGACGCCTATGGTTTGGACTGTAGCAGCCTCCTTCCGGAAATTCCGAAGATGAAATCTCCTCTGATTCCTGAATCCGCAGTGGTGGAAACAGTCACAGCCAGCCCTGTAAACGTGGACGATATTCCTCTTCCCAAAAAATCGTACACCTTGGAACTGGAAACAAAACTTCAGGATGAAGACGACGCTGGAGCTCAGAAACAAGGAAGTAAAACGGAAACTGATCAAAATCAGAAACCCGTAGAAACAGAACAGGGATGTGATGTGGACGACGCTCTTCTTCCTGAAAATTCACACAGTATAGAAAAGACGTCCGAATTCCAAGACAACGATGGAAAGTGCAGAAACTCTCTGTCTCAGAAACCAGGAACCAAACAACGAACCAAACCCACATCTAAAAAACAGAAGCCCAAAGTGACAGTGGGAGAAAacgacacacacacttctctaaACGTGGACGACATTCCTCTCCCCAAAACATCCTACAATTTTGACCCGAGCCAATGGGACGACCCCAATTTCGACCCGTTTGGAGGGAAAAACAAAGTCCAGAACTCTCAGACACTCCCAAAATCATGCGATTTCAATCCGGATAACTTCGACGACTCGCTGGATGCCTTTAAGCCGTCTAACAAGATCATTGGAAGCGGCGACTCTGAGAAAACCAACGATGACAAAACGAAGGAGGAACAGAACAAAGAGTGCCCTCTGGTGGAGGAGAGGAAAATTAGACAGTCGCCcaagaagagtaaagacaagATAATCAC gaacACGTGCAAAGTGAAGAAGTATGAGAATACGTCGTTAGCGCTGGATGTCTGCAAGCAG gtTGAAGAAGAACAGGAGGAGCGGGTATGTCACGCCACTGATGAGGAGAAACTCGCATCTACGTGCACGATGCAAAAACACGATAAAACGTCTAAGACGTCAGTAACAGAAGACG ACCTGGAGCTAGTGAAAAAAGATCATTTCCCTGAGAAGGAGATCTGCACACCT agtgagAGCTTGGAGAAGACCAGCCCCAACCTTGACTCCATCGCGCTCAGTGAGATTGACAAAGCCGCTGTTCTGACTCTCATCAGAGAGGAG aTAATCACAAAAGAGATCGAGGCAAACGAGTGGAAGAGGAAATATGAGGAAAGCAGAATGGAGGTGTTGGAGATGAG GAAAATAGTGGCCGAGTATGAGAAGACGGTAGCACAGATGATTG AAGATGAGCAGAGGAAGAACATGGGCTCTCAGAAAAGCGTCCAGCAGCTGATAACGGAGCGGGATCAGGCTCTGTCCGATCTCAACTCGGTCGAGCGCTCGCTCTCAGACCTGTTCCGGCGCTACGAGAACATGAAGACCGTGCTGGAGGGATTCAAGAAG AATGAGGAGGTGCTAAAGAAGTGCGCTCAGGAATATTTAGCACGCGTCAAACAGGAGGAGCAGCGTTATAACACACTCAAGATCCATGCTGAGGAGAAACTCGACAA GGCGAATGAAGAGATTGCGCAGGTGCGTGCGAGGTCGAATGCGGAGTGTGTGGCGTTGAACGCTAGCCTGAGGAAGGAACAGATGAAGGTGGAATCCCTGGAGAGAGCACTCGAACAAAAG AATCAGGAAATCGAGGAGCTCACGAAGATCTGCGATGAGCTCATCGCCAAACTCGGTACAGCAAACTGA
- the tacc1 gene encoding transforming acidic coiled-coil-containing protein 1 isoform X5: MKSPLIPESAVVETVTASPVNVDDIPLPKKSYTLELETKLQDEDDAGAQKQGSKTETDQNQKPVETEQGCDVDDALLPENSHSIEKTSEFQDNDGKCRNSLSQKPGTKQRTKPTSKKQKPKVTVGENDTHTSLNVDDIPLPKTSYNFDPSQWDDPNFDPFGGKNKVQNSQTLPKSCDFNPDNFDDSLDAFKPSNKIIGSGDSEKTNDDKTKEEQNKECPLVEERKIRQSPKKSKDKIITNTCKVKKYENTSLALDVCKQVEEEQEERVCHATDEEKLASTCTMQKHDKTSKTSVTEDDLELVKKDHFPEKEICTPSESLEKTSPNLDSIALSEIDKAAVLTLIREEIITKEIEANEWKRKYEESRMEVLEMRKIVAEYEKTVAQMIEDEQRKNMGSQKSVQQLITERDQALSDLNSVERSLSDLFRRYENMKTVLEGFKKNEEVLKKCAQEYLARVKQEEQRYNTLKIHAEEKLDKANEEIAQVRARSNAECVALNASLRKEQMKVESLERALEQKNQEIEELTKICDELIAKLGTAN, translated from the exons ATGAAATCTCCTCTGATTCCTGAATCCGCAGTGGTGGAAACAGTCACAGCCAGCCCTGTAAACGTGGACGATATTCCTCTTCCCAAAAAATCGTACACCTTGGAACTGGAAACAAAACTTCAGGATGAAGACGACGCTGGAGCTCAGAAACAAGGAAGTAAAACGGAAACTGATCAAAATCAGAAACCCGTAGAAACAGAACAGGGATGTGATGTGGACGACGCTCTTCTTCCTGAAAATTCACACAGTATAGAAAAGACGTCCGAATTCCAAGACAACGATGGAAAGTGCAGAAACTCTCTGTCTCAGAAACCAGGAACCAAACAACGAACCAAACCCACATCTAAAAAACAGAAGCCCAAAGTGACAGTGGGAGAAAacgacacacacacttctctaaACGTGGACGACATTCCTCTCCCCAAAACATCCTACAATTTTGACCCGAGCCAATGGGACGACCCCAATTTCGACCCGTTTGGAGGGAAAAACAAAGTCCAGAACTCTCAGACACTCCCAAAATCATGCGATTTCAATCCGGATAACTTCGACGACTCGCTGGATGCCTTTAAGCCGTCTAACAAGATCATTGGAAGCGGCGACTCTGAGAAAACCAACGATGACAAAACGAAGGAGGAACAGAACAAAGAGTGCCCTCTGGTGGAGGAGAGGAAAATTAGACAGTCGCCcaagaagagtaaagacaagATAATCAC gaacACGTGCAAAGTGAAGAAGTATGAGAATACGTCGTTAGCGCTGGATGTCTGCAAGCAG gtTGAAGAAGAACAGGAGGAGCGGGTATGTCACGCCACTGATGAGGAGAAACTCGCATCTACGTGCACGATGCAAAAACACGATAAAACGTCTAAGACGTCAGTAACAGAAGACG ACCTGGAGCTAGTGAAAAAAGATCATTTCCCTGAGAAGGAGATCTGCACACCT agtgagAGCTTGGAGAAGACCAGCCCCAACCTTGACTCCATCGCGCTCAGTGAGATTGACAAAGCCGCTGTTCTGACTCTCATCAGAGAGGAG aTAATCACAAAAGAGATCGAGGCAAACGAGTGGAAGAGGAAATATGAGGAAAGCAGAATGGAGGTGTTGGAGATGAG GAAAATAGTGGCCGAGTATGAGAAGACGGTAGCACAGATGATTG AAGATGAGCAGAGGAAGAACATGGGCTCTCAGAAAAGCGTCCAGCAGCTGATAACGGAGCGGGATCAGGCTCTGTCCGATCTCAACTCGGTCGAGCGCTCGCTCTCAGACCTGTTCCGGCGCTACGAGAACATGAAGACCGTGCTGGAGGGATTCAAGAAG AATGAGGAGGTGCTAAAGAAGTGCGCTCAGGAATATTTAGCACGCGTCAAACAGGAGGAGCAGCGTTATAACACACTCAAGATCCATGCTGAGGAGAAACTCGACAA GGCGAATGAAGAGATTGCGCAGGTGCGTGCGAGGTCGAATGCGGAGTGTGTGGCGTTGAACGCTAGCCTGAGGAAGGAACAGATGAAGGTGGAATCCCTGGAGAGAGCACTCGAACAAAAG AATCAGGAAATCGAGGAGCTCACGAAGATCTGCGATGAGCTCATCGCCAAACTCGGTACAGCAAACTGA
- the si:ch211-113d22.2 gene encoding prostate stem cell antigen isoform X1, which yields MRTSERLHSSSVCTNMKTLVIVLLLLSAALHTVFSCAACKGEALKCYTCVASNQAECNRQGLSVCPANSDACATITGANSVMKSCSFKSFCDKSHMSNGGMKLECCFSDECNGPHRAHSHGEHGNGAVALGSSLNLLLGVLIIRAAVNAV from the exons ATGCGCACGTCTGAACGTCTACACTCATCCTCCGTCTGCACGAACATGAAGACTCTGGTCAtcgtgctgctgctgctgagcgCCGCGCTACACA CTGTGTTCTCTTGTGCGGCGTGTAAAGGCGAGGCACTGAAGTGTTACACCTGCGTCGCGTCCAATCAGGCGGAGTGCAACCGACAAGGCTTGAGTGTGTGTCCTGCTAACTCGGACGCCTGTGCCACCATCACAGGGGcca ACTCGGTGATGAAGTCCTGCTCCTTTAAATCGTTCTGTGATAAATCCCACATGAGTAATGGAGGAATGAAGCTGGAGTGCTGCTTCAGCGATGAGTGTAACGGGCCGCACCGTGCTCACAGTCACGGAGAACACGGCAACGGCGCTGTGGCTCTGGGCTCCAGCCTGAACCTGCTCCTGGGAGTGCTGATCATCCGAGCGGCTGTCAATGCCGTGTAA
- the si:ch211-113d22.2 gene encoding uncharacterized protein si:ch211-113d22.2 isoform X2, with translation MRTSERLHSSSVCTNMKTLVIVLLLLSAALHSEALKCYTCVASNQAECNRQGLSVCPANSDACATITGANSVMKSCSFKSFCDKSHMSNGGMKLECCFSDECNGPHRAHSHGEHGNGAVALGSSLNLLLGVLIIRAAVNAV, from the exons ATGCGCACGTCTGAACGTCTACACTCATCCTCCGTCTGCACGAACATGAAGACTCTGGTCAtcgtgctgctgctgctgagcgCCGCGCTACACA GCGAGGCACTGAAGTGTTACACCTGCGTCGCGTCCAATCAGGCGGAGTGCAACCGACAAGGCTTGAGTGTGTGTCCTGCTAACTCGGACGCCTGTGCCACCATCACAGGGGcca ACTCGGTGATGAAGTCCTGCTCCTTTAAATCGTTCTGTGATAAATCCCACATGAGTAATGGAGGAATGAAGCTGGAGTGCTGCTTCAGCGATGAGTGTAACGGGCCGCACCGTGCTCACAGTCACGGAGAACACGGCAACGGCGCTGTGGCTCTGGGCTCCAGCCTGAACCTGCTCCTGGGAGTGCTGATCATCCGAGCGGCTGTCAATGCCGTGTAA